Proteins encoded by one window of Bacillus sp. DTU_2020_1000418_1_SI_GHA_SEK_038:
- a CDS encoding YlzJ-like family protein, with protein sequence MILYTMMPQELIYQTNESEFGKQKVVSYQGIPVLVNMDEGQTGTVIRIMSSDPAHFMDEACFPGAKITLTLQ encoded by the coding sequence ATGATCCTTTATACAATGATGCCGCAGGAGCTTATTTACCAAACGAACGAAAGTGAATTTGGAAAACAAAAAGTCGTATCTTATCAGGGAATTCCGGTGCTAGTGAACATGGATGAAGGCCAAACCGGCACAGTAATTCGTATTATGAGCAGTGATCCCGCTCATTTCATGGATGAAGCATGTTTTCCAGGGGCGAAAATTACTTTAACATTACAGTGA